Proteins from a single region of Scylla paramamosain isolate STU-SP2022 chromosome 35, ASM3559412v1, whole genome shotgun sequence:
- the LOC135090483 gene encoding uncharacterized protein DDB_G0274171-like, whose translation MTHMNTPSPASRLLKSRLWGRGNSQGQASREGVANKGSPAFLLLHSFPRPLRRRRLTMTMAWTQVVVAVCLVAAAETQQECRVCPEGCQTVPRADGSCGVCICDGVALTDCQVPLECPESCPVERGVEGCLQCSCVGQDALCRPLGACPEECQQLVADTGCPECICEEREALCPPLQCPEGCTLEEEEGGCPSCRCNAPRVCPAIPECLRGCIDRDEERDCYFCNCAVEPDQPLEGGVAQPQPAAPALPDQRPPDDGVIEDLPGEFDPVDAEPVEPVEPIRPEVDPACGDQRLECAAGCRIGTDANGCRRCYCGTNAMICPGVRRCNSRCQYRSPEDGCCRCQCAGPASRPGLRVTLRGLTPVSVGRIFSIGRARGRRGQLPFTRIVLP comes from the exons ATGACTCACATGAACACACCTTCTCCGGCATCGCGTTTGCTCAAGTCAAGGCTGTGGGGGCGTGGGAACTCACAAGGTCAAGCCTCAAGGGAAGGAGTGGCTAATAAAGGGAGTCCTGCCTTCCTCCtgcttcactcctttcctcggCCTCTCAGACGGCGGCGGCTCACCATGACGATGGCGTGGACTcaggtagtggtggcggtgtgcCTGGTGGCAGCTGCAGAGACCCAGCAAG AGTGCCGCGTGTGTCCTGAAGGGTGCCAGACGGTGCCCCGAGCTGATGGCTCGTGTGGTGTCTGCATCTGTGACGGCGTGGCGCTGACTGACTGCCAGGTGCCCCTCGAATGTCCTGAGTCCTGCCCGGTAGAGCGAGGCGTGGAGGGCTGCCTCCAGTGTTCCTGCGTCGGTCAGGATGCGCTGTGTCGTCCACTGGGAGCCTGCCCCGAGGAGTGCCAGCAACTCGTGGCGGACACCGGCTGTCCTGAATGTATCTGTGAGGAACGCGAGGCGCTTTGCCCGCCCCTCCAGTGTCCCGAGGGCTGcacgttggaggaggaggagggcggctgCCCCAGCTGTCGCTGCAATGCGCCGCGCGTCTGTCCCGCCATACCCGAGTGTCTCCGAGGCTGCATCGACCGAGACGAGGAACGCGACTGTTACTTTTGTAATTGTGCAGTGGAGCCCGACCAGCCCCTGGAGGGAGGCGTGGCCCAGCCGCAGCCTGCTGCTCCAGCCCTGCCAGACCAAAGGCCGCCTGATGATGGCGTCATTGAAGACCTTCCCGGGGAGTTTGATCCTGTTGACGCAGAGCCTGTGGAGCCTGTGGAGCCTATCCGTCCCGAGGTGGACCCGGCGTGTGGTGACCAGCGCCTGGAGTGTGCCGCCGGCTGCCGCATCGGCACAGACGCCAACGGGTGCCGCCGGTGTTACTGCGGCACCAACGCCATGATTTGCCCTGGCGTGCGGCGATGCAATAGTCGCTGCCAGTACCGGAGCCCTGAGGACGGCTGCTGTCGCTGCCAGTGTGCCGGGCCGGCTAGCCGTCCTGGACTCAGGGTCACTCTGAGAGGGCTCACGCCGGTCTCTGTTGGACGGATCTTCTCAATTGGTCGTGCAAGAGGCAGGCGGGGACAGCTTCCCTTCACTCGCATTGTCTTGCCGTGA
- the LOC135090481 gene encoding uncharacterized protein LOC135090481, translating to MDNLHLRILSIRDEVVENWDFLHDLVAARLPKRQNAVGVASGSLSHDSDGRVWVEVGEQRLRLRVMHLHPANPAIVDAMVSRTAEARLSDQEDVFKVPADDEISLASLEDYWFNHWEGPFVTPDSNQNTVNFRRSRRSLRKSKRKFRCSVCHKKIMGADGHEEELQEPPCLERDNVLAHVPSVKLETITPKVDDLAGGSSDEEGFKSVFNEELLSRYSASDEQLARAHRVMDNELRTSFSLFAEEAVTQDVLDGVSMSINDGSSSPDASLHLAPPVYSPRQSRSCPCSPKLSSRNHSPKSNAGSPKPQSRSGSSKFSLSSSLMAIHRQASNSLRPDFLRFDSGKSDFGGSKSGSQQSSLRNELRQTKSTGEAQLGNLDESLADQTSSDALRGDGARQETPRTALHESHSLPALKLAKMSMTYKGGVVVNQEREAAFGQYSDTTRLITDGACALPSTPEDTTLPEDFTGAPQILPDVVPRYDASSSPLSQILESKPSISVTGSSVEDFRAYNFDQREGIVNLGFDGHEESSDFVDISEMHGAKATHVENSPSSCNRRGSIGSDIDIGKSNIQMNIDTVHAISIGHSPQGQDVALSLEVPPLQPTEQEAKGASSRCEGADNTSVSSSATPSTASPSPSPHINPADGLPTTPRRLIIEEMEEEEHVPYDHMHVARQMVFWWQKPNPSDEEFCQNTAECKVKQKPLLLFLHGMGGSSDHWRQQLWYFVTRGYEVVAPDLMGHGLSSAPKDPEHYTFSQMLDQITLVFDLFVPQGRKCVVIGHGYGCSIAAALARSRVSSVRLVILASCGGPSPLIPNPPNKSFLHTRLAAFLSPFLACGCCSREILYTPRGKHFAADALSGSSITPTPRYVLENVARGQIWPEGDIAFHRRITVPTLLLHGMKDEHVTLVEMCEMERTIPRAFLEMVPNGGHDLMLDAPVDVSQAIHRFIKRWHRKQ from the exons ATGGACAACCTCCACCTGCGCATTCTCAGCATCCGGGACGAAGTGGTGGAGAACTGGGACTTCCTCCATGACCTGGTGGCAGCAAGACTCCCCAA GCGGCAGAATGCAGTTGGCGTGGCCTCGGGCAGCCTGAGCCATGACTCTGACGGACGGGTGTGGGTGGAGGTCGGTGAGCAGCGGCTCAGGCTGCGGGTCATGCACCTCCACCCAGCCAACCCAGCCATTGTGGATGCCATGGTCAGCCGGACAGCAGAGGCCAGACTCAGTGACCAGGAGGATGTGTTCAAGGTGCCGGCTGATGACGAG ATCTCCTTGGCTTCACTGGAGGACTACTGGTTCAACCACTGGGAGGGTCCCTTTGTTACTCCTGACTCCAACCAAAATACAGTCAACTTCAGAAGGTCTCGAAGGAGCCTGAGAAAGTCAAAGAGAAAGTTCCGATGTTCTGTCTGCCACAAAAAG ATTATGGGAGCTGATGGCCACGAGGAAGAGCTCCAGGAGCCTCCCTGTTTGGAGCGAGACAATGTGCTGGCCCATGTCCCATCTGTCAAACTGGAGACAATAACCCCCAAAGTAGACGACCTGGCAGGAGGAAGCTCTGATGAGGAGGGATTCAAATCAGTGTTTAATGAGGAGCTACTTTCCAG gTACAGTGCCAGTGATGAGCAGCTTGCCCGGGCCCACAGAGTGATGGACAATGAACTGCGCACCAGCTTCTCCCTGTTTGCTGAGGAGGCAGTAACTCAGGACGTCTTGGATGGCGTCAGCATGAGTATCAATGACGGAAGTAGCTCACCTGATGCCTCCCTACATTTGGCACCTCCAGTCTACAGCCCCAGACAGTCCAGGTCATGCCCATGCAGCCCAAAATTGTCAAGTCGCAATCACAGCCCCAAGTCTAATGCTGGAAGCCCCAAGCCACAGTCCAGATCAGGGAGCTCAAAGTTCTCACTCAGCAGCTCATTGATGGCTATACATCGGCAAGCTTCAAACTCCCTAAGGCCAGACTTCTTGCGGTTTGATTCTGGGAAGAGTGACTTTGGTGGTTCAAAGAGTGGCTCCCAACAGAGCAGTCTGAGGAATGAGCTGCGACAAACCAAGTCCACTGGGGAGGCACAACTGGGAAACCTTGATGAGTCCCTAGCAGACCAAACCTCCAGTGACGCCTTGCGGGGAGACGGTGCTCGCCAGGAGACTCCCAGAACTGCCTTACATGAGAGTCACTCATTACCTGCACTGAAGTTAGCAAAAATGTCAATGACCTACAAGGGTGGTGTGGTAGTGAACCAGGAAAGGGAGGCAGCATTTGGACAGTACTCTGACACCACCAGACTGATCACTGATGGGGCTTGTGCTCTTCCTTCCACCCCTGAGGACACCACTCTGCCTGAGGACTTCACAGGAGCCCCACAGATTCTCCCAGATGTAGTGCCAAGATATGATGCCTCCTCATCTCCCCTGAGCCAAATATTAGAGTCCAAACCTTCAATATCTGTCACAGGGTCATCTGTGGAAGACTTCAGAGCATACAACTTTGATCAGAGGGAGGGTATTGTCAACTTGGGGTTTGATGGGCATGAGGAGAGCTCAGATTTTGTTGATATAAGTGAAATGCATGGTGCTAAAGCTACTCATGTAGAGAACAGTCCCTCCTCCTGTAATAGACGAGGGTCAATTGGGAGCGACATTGACATAGGAAAGAGCAACATTCAGATGAACATTGACACAGTTCATGCCATCTCCATCGGTCACTCCCCACAGGGTCAGGATGTTGCCTTGTCCCTAGAGGTCCCTCCACTCCAGCCCACAGAACAAG AAGCCAAAGGTGCAAGCAGCAGATGTGAAGGTGCAGACAACACATCTGTGAGCAGCTCAGCCACTCCCTCCACTGccagcccctccccctcccctcacatcAACCCAGCTGATGGCTTGCCCACCACACCGCGCCGCCTCATCattgaggagatggaggaggaggagcacgtcCCATATGACCACATGCACGTGGCCCGCCAGATGGTGTTTTGGTGGCAGAAGCCCAACCCCAGTGACGAGGAGTTCTGCCAGAACACTGCTGAGTGCAAAGTGAAG CAAAAACCCCTGCTGCTTTTCCTGCATGGCATGGGAGGTAGCAGTGACCACTGGCGGCAACAACTGTGGTACTTTGTCACTCGGGGATATGAG GTTGTAGCACCAGACCTGATGGGCCACGGACTGAGCTCTGCACCAAAAGACCCCGAACATTATACTTTCTCTCAGATGCTGGACCAGATCACCCTTGTCTTTGATCTCTTTGTGCCACAAGGCCGCAAGTGTGTGGTCATTGGACATGGATATGG GTGTTCCATCGCTGCAGCATTGGCAAGGAGCAGAGTGTCATCTGTGCGGCTAGTAATACTGGCCAGCTGTGGGGGACCAAGTCCACTCATCCCCAATCCTCCCAACAagtctttccttcacacacgcCTGGCTGCCTTCCTGAGCCCCTTCCTGGCCTGTGGATGCTGCAG TCGTGAGATCCTGTACACGCCACGAGGGAAACACTTTGCTGCAGACGCCCTGTCAGGCTCCTCCATCACCCCAACGCCTCGCTATGTGCTAGAGAATGTGGCTCGTGGGCAGATCTGGCCTGAGGGTGACATTGCCTTCCATCGCAGGATAACCGTGCCAACACTGCTGCTGCATGGCATGAAGGACGAGCATGTCACCCTGGTGGAGATGtgtgagatggagagg ACCATTCCCCGAGCCTTCCTGGAGATGGTACCCAATGGGGGTCACGACCTGATGCTGGACGCTCCCGTTGACGTGAGCCAGGCCATCCACCGCTTCATCAAGAGGTGGCACCGCAAGCAATAG